The sequence CCCTCGAACGAGGGTCACGGTTATCGTCGCCCGCGGGCGTGTCGACGAGGACGCGCCGAACGAATGGAGCACCGATGTCTCGATCCACAAGGTCATCCAGACGAATCCTCAGCGTCGCGGTCACCGCTGTCGCCGCGACCGCGCTCGTGCTGGCGCCCATGAGCGCCGCGAATGCCGGCCCGCCCGATCGCGGCGGACATCCGGGCAAAGGGTGTGACGAGCGCAACAACAACTCGGTCTCGAAGCTGCTGGAGTGCGTGAAGAAGGGCGGCGTGCTCGAACACCTCGACGCGTTCCAGGCCATCGCCGACCAGCACGACGGCACCCGTGCCGCGGGCCTGCCCGGGTACGACGCGAGCGTCGACTACGTGGCCGAGCGGCTCGAGCGCGCCGGCTGGGAGGTCTCGTTCGACGAGTTCCCCTACGACTACTTCGGGCCGTCGACGCTGCGCCAGCTCACGCCGACCGAGACCGAGCACGAGACCGGCGCCTTCACCGGATCCGCCTCGGCCGACGTCACGGGCACCATCGTGCCGGTCGACATCAACCTCGATGTGCCCGCCGATGCGACGAGCGGCTGCGAACCCGAGGACTTCACCGGGCTCGACTTCAGCGGCCCGGCCGATATCGCGCTCATCCAGCGCGGGGTATGCGACTTCAGCGTCAAGGTGACCAACGCCACGACGGCCGGGGCCGAAGCCGTGATCATCTTCAACCAGGGCAACGACCCGACCCGCGAAGGGCTCATCGTCGGCACGCTCGATCCGTTGCAGGCGACCGTCCCGGTCGTCGGTGCGAGCTTCGCCGCGGGGGCCGCGCTCGCGGCGGAAGGCTCGACGGCGTTCATCTCCGTGCCGGAGCCCGAGTCCCGGCCGCAGCGGAACGTCATCGCCGAGCTGCCTGGCCGCAACGACGACAATGTCGTGATGGCGGGTGCGCACCTCGACTCGGTGCAGGCGGGCCCGGGGATCAACGACAACGGCAGCGGCTCGGCTGCGCTCCTCGAGATCGCCGAGAACCTCGGCAAGTGGAAGCCGCAGAACACGGTCCGCTTCGCCTGGTGGGGTGCCGAGGAGGACGGCCTGCTGGGCTCCGAGGCCTACGTGACCGAACTCGACCAGGCCGCACGCGACCGCATCGCGCTGTACCTGAACTTCGACATGGTCGCCTCGCCGAACTACATCTCGATGGTCTACGACAGCGACCAGTCGACCTTCCCGGCCGGTGAGATCCCGATCCCCGAGGGCTCGGTCGCGATCGAGGACCTCTTCGAGAGCTACTACACCGCCCTCCGCCAGCCGTACGACGACACCGCGTTCGACGGCCGCAGCGACTACGAGGCCTTCATCCTCGCCGGCATCCCGGCCGGCGGACTCTTCACCGGGGCCGAAGAGGTCAAGACCGAGGAGCAGGCCGCGATCTGGGGCGGCACGGCCGGGGAGCAGTTCGATCCCTGCTACCACCTCGCCTGCGACACCCGGGCGAACATCAATGAGAAGGCGCTCTACCTGAACGTCGGCGCGATCGCGACCGCGGTGCTCACCTACGGGCAGTCGACCGAATCGGTCAACGGCGTGCGCGGCGCCAGGTGGACGATCGCCGACCTGCTGCCCGATCCCGCGGGCCCGCAGGGCACGTTCCCCGAGGGCGGCGGCGGACTCGCCCACGACCACGGGAACCGCGAGGCGGCCTGATCCGAAGCCGCGGCTCGCACGCGCACGAGGGGGCCCGCCGCCAGGCGGGCCCCCTCGTCATGCACGGGTCGGGCGGCTCAGCGCTCCGCGCGGGCGGGGGAGTCGAGGTCTTCGGTGCGCGCCGAGGAGTCGATGGCCTGCTCGGTCTCCTGCTTGGCCAGCTGCGCACGCACGTCGTCCATGTCGAGCGCGCGCACCTGTGCGACGAGATCGTCGAGGACCGGACGCGGCAGCGCTCCGGCCTGGGCGAACACGCCGATGCCGTCCTTGAACGCCATGATCGTCGGGATGGAGGTGATGTTCATGGCCGCGGCGAGCTGCTGCTGCGCCTCGGTGTCGACCTTCGCGAACACCAGATCGGGATTCGCCTCCGCGGCGGCCTGGTAGTGCGGCGCGAACTGCAGGCAGGGCCCGCACCAGCTCGCCCAGAAGTCGACGAAGACGGTCCCGCCCTCGAGGATCGTGGATTCGAAGGACTCGAGGGTCAGATCGACGGTCGCCATGCAGACCACTCTACGGACGGTGTCTGAACGGTCGCCGCACGTTCGCTGACTGCGGGCTCGTGACGTGCGCGGCGTCGTGACGTGCGCGGCGTGTACCGTCGGCGCGGGGTTCGCTGTCGGGGACGGCCGTTCTCGCTAGGGTGAGAATCGTGTCAGAGCGTGCGAGCCGAGACC is a genomic window of Agromyces protaetiae containing:
- a CDS encoding M28 family metallopeptidase; this translates as MSRSTRSSRRILSVAVTAVAATALVLAPMSAANAGPPDRGGHPGKGCDERNNNSVSKLLECVKKGGVLEHLDAFQAIADQHDGTRAAGLPGYDASVDYVAERLERAGWEVSFDEFPYDYFGPSTLRQLTPTETEHETGAFTGSASADVTGTIVPVDINLDVPADATSGCEPEDFTGLDFSGPADIALIQRGVCDFSVKVTNATTAGAEAVIIFNQGNDPTREGLIVGTLDPLQATVPVVGASFAAGAALAAEGSTAFISVPEPESRPQRNVIAELPGRNDDNVVMAGAHLDSVQAGPGINDNGSGSAALLEIAENLGKWKPQNTVRFAWWGAEEDGLLGSEAYVTELDQAARDRIALYLNFDMVASPNYISMVYDSDQSTFPAGEIPIPEGSVAIEDLFESYYTALRQPYDDTAFDGRSDYEAFILAGIPAGGLFTGAEEVKTEEQAAIWGGTAGEQFDPCYHLACDTRANINEKALYLNVGAIATAVLTYGQSTESVNGVRGARWTIADLLPDPAGPQGTFPEGGGGLAHDHGNREAA
- a CDS encoding thioredoxin family protein produces the protein MATVDLTLESFESTILEGGTVFVDFWASWCGPCLQFAPHYQAAAEANPDLVFAKVDTEAQQQLAAAMNITSIPTIMAFKDGIGVFAQAGALPRPVLDDLVAQVRALDMDDVRAQLAKQETEQAIDSSARTEDLDSPARAER